Proteins encoded in a region of the Flammeovirga yaeyamensis genome:
- a CDS encoding DNA-binding protein, which translates to MKNIIGFILALCLLSSCDSSVNTNSNNTANTSSSKAKSSTNDANLGKDMHQIVVNEKIESGGYVYIKVTENNKEYWMAVPGRPVDIGATYYYKGGMEMQNFRSKTLNRTFESVIFAEGIQEDLNNMGGVAKKQAPQGKPTVGKIEKAANGIQIAELFENPKHFENKEVIIKGEVVKVNNGIMNTNFVHLQDGTIGNGEYDITLTTDDTFEVGEVVTIKGNVILNKNFGSGYVYDILVEEAVKLKKI; encoded by the coding sequence ATGAAAAATATAATCGGTTTTATCTTAGCATTGTGCTTATTATCAAGTTGTGATTCTTCTGTGAATACCAATTCAAACAATACAGCGAACACATCTTCTAGTAAAGCTAAATCTTCAACTAACGATGCAAATTTAGGAAAAGATATGCATCAAATTGTGGTGAATGAAAAGATAGAATCTGGCGGGTATGTTTACATCAAAGTAACTGAAAATAATAAAGAATACTGGATGGCCGTTCCAGGTAGACCTGTTGATATTGGAGCTACTTACTATTACAAAGGTGGAATGGAAATGCAAAATTTCAGAAGTAAAACATTAAATAGGACATTTGAAAGTGTCATTTTTGCCGAAGGTATTCAAGAAGATCTTAACAATATGGGAGGAGTGGCTAAAAAGCAAGCCCCTCAAGGAAAACCAACAGTAGGTAAAATTGAAAAGGCAGCTAACGGTATCCAAATAGCAGAACTTTTTGAAAATCCTAAGCACTTCGAAAATAAAGAAGTGATTATTAAAGGAGAGGTGGTTAAAGTAAACAACGGGATTATGAACACCAACTTTGTACACCTTCAAGATGGAACTATCGGCAATGGAGAGTACGATATTACCTTAACAACCGATGATACTTTCGAAGTAGGGGAGGTAGTCACGATTAAAGGAAATGTGATCCTGAATAAAAATTTTGGTTCGGGTTATGTGTATGATATTTTGGTGGAGGAAGCAGTGAAATTAAAGAAAATATAA